In a single window of the Dryobates pubescens isolate bDryPub1 chromosome Z, bDryPub1.pri, whole genome shotgun sequence genome:
- the IFNG gene encoding interferon gamma, which translates to MACQTYSFFVLSVILIYFGQFGNSLSLPDLQHHIDKLKADFNSSNSDVADGGPIFTDKLTAWTERNEKRIILSQIVSMYLKMFESTDKSKAHIKHISEELYTLKTSLPDGSKKMKDLMDLAKMQMSDRKVQRKAVNELFSVLQKLMEPSGSHKTKRSHSQRRCRCY; encoded by the exons ATGGCTTGCCAGACCTACAGCTTCTTTGTTCTCTCTGTCATCCTGATTTATTTTGGACAGTTTGGAAATAGCTTAAGCCTTCCTGATCTTCAACATCACATAGACAAACTGAAAGCTGACTTT AACTCAAGCAATTCAGATGTAGCTGATGGTGGACCTATCTTCACAGACAAACTGACAGCTTGGACAGAG agaaatgaaaaaagGATCATTCTGAGCCAGATTGTTTCCATGTACTTGAAAATGTTTGAGAGCACTGACAAGTCAAAGGCACACATCAAGCACATATCTGAGGAGCTCTACACTCTGAAAACCAGCCTTCCCGATGGCTCCAAGAAGATGAAAGACCTCATGGACCTGGCAAAGATGCAG ATGAGCGACCGGAAGGTGCAGCGCAAGGCTGTGAACGAGCTGTTCAGCGTCTTACAGAAGCTGATGGAGCCCTCGGGCTCCCACAAAACCAAACGGAGCCACTCTCAGAGGAGGTGCAGATGCTactga